One window from the genome of Gadus macrocephalus chromosome 7, ASM3116895v1 encodes:
- the LOC132461353 gene encoding NEDD4 family-interacting protein 1-like isoform X2 has product MAEPNARYQQLTNEEESEQVPQQAAADAPPPYSCVSAENAAYFDLKDDGAFPKPPSYNVATTLPSYDEAERTKAESTAVPVDEDFGTREDIEDSDQLRIGNDGIFMLTFFMALLFNWIGFFLSFCLTSSAAGRYGAISGFGLSLVKWILIVRFSSYFPSYFDGQYWLWWVFLVLGFLLFLRGFINYARVRKMADSFTTLPRTRVLFIY; this is encoded by the exons ATGGCGGAACCAAACGCCAGATATCAGCAG CTGACCAatgaggaggagtcagagcaAGTTCCACAGCAGGCAGCAGCCGATGCCCCGCCCCCATACAGTTGCGTTTCTGCAGAAAATGCTG CTTACTTTGACCTCAAGGACGACGGAGCCTTCCCCAAGCCCCCCTCCTACAACGTGGCCACAACGCTGCCATCCTACGATGAGGCGGAACGGACCAAGGCTGAGTCGACAGCCGTTCCCGTG GATGAGGACTTTGGGACCAGGGAGGACATAGAGGACAGCGACCAGCTCAGGATAGGAAACGACGGCATCTTCATGTTGACCTTCTTCA TGGCACTGCTGTTCAATTGGATCGGGTTCTTCCTGTCCTTCTGCCTGACCTCCTCTGCTGCCGGCCGCTACGGGGCCATCTCAGGCTTTGGCTTGTCACTCGTCAAATGGATCCTCATTGTTCGG TTCTCAAGCTACTTCCCCAGTTACTTTGACGGCCAGTACTGGCTGTGGTGGGTCTTCCTGGTGCTGG GGTTCCTGCTCTTCCTCAGAGGCTTCATCAACTACGCACGCGTCCGCAAGATGGCCGACTCCTTCACCACGCTACCCCGAACCCGCGTCCTCTTCATCTACTGA
- the LOC132461353 gene encoding NEDD4 family-interacting protein 1-like isoform X1, which translates to MAEPNARYQQLTNEEESEQVPQQAAADAPPPYSCVSAENAAYFDLKDDGAFPKPPSYNVATTLPSYDEAERTKAESTAVPVPLTQHRECLETIDDVIRSSLEDEDFGTREDIEDSDQLRIGNDGIFMLTFFMALLFNWIGFFLSFCLTSSAAGRYGAISGFGLSLVKWILIVRFSSYFPSYFDGQYWLWWVFLVLGFLLFLRGFINYARVRKMADSFTTLPRTRVLFIY; encoded by the exons ATGGCGGAACCAAACGCCAGATATCAGCAG CTGACCAatgaggaggagtcagagcaAGTTCCACAGCAGGCAGCAGCCGATGCCCCGCCCCCATACAGTTGCGTTTCTGCAGAAAATGCTG CTTACTTTGACCTCAAGGACGACGGAGCCTTCCCCAAGCCCCCCTCCTACAACGTGGCCACAACGCTGCCATCCTACGATGAGGCGGAACGGACCAAGGCTGAGTCGACAGCCGTTCCCGTG CCACTCACGCAGCACAGGGAGTGTCTGGAGACGATCGATGATGTCATTCGCAGTTCGCTGGAG GATGAGGACTTTGGGACCAGGGAGGACATAGAGGACAGCGACCAGCTCAGGATAGGAAACGACGGCATCTTCATGTTGACCTTCTTCA TGGCACTGCTGTTCAATTGGATCGGGTTCTTCCTGTCCTTCTGCCTGACCTCCTCTGCTGCCGGCCGCTACGGGGCCATCTCAGGCTTTGGCTTGTCACTCGTCAAATGGATCCTCATTGTTCGG TTCTCAAGCTACTTCCCCAGTTACTTTGACGGCCAGTACTGGCTGTGGTGGGTCTTCCTGGTGCTGG GGTTCCTGCTCTTCCTCAGAGGCTTCATCAACTACGCACGCGTCCGCAAGATGGCCGACTCCTTCACCACGCTACCCCGAACCCGCGTCCTCTTCATCTACTGA